The following proteins come from a genomic window of Winogradskyella sp. PC-19:
- a CDS encoding polysaccharide deacetylase family protein: MNFKNLQISNRELYTTFTMKLVPAKTPGFIKSLFPSFIWNVDTQKQELYLTFDDGPTPEITPWVLEQLKFYNAKATFFCIGSNIKKYPEIFKAITDEGHAVGNHTYNHLKGWKHKTKAYLEDVSKTKTLIDSNLFRPPYGKLKNKQAKRLLQLGYKIIMWDVLSFDWKASISEEECFENIVNSAKKGSIIVMHDSVKAKRNLKAVLPKVLNYYNDKRYTFKSIN, from the coding sequence TTGAACTTCAAAAATTTACAGATTTCGAACAGAGAACTTTATACGACTTTTACAATGAAACTCGTTCCTGCAAAAACCCCAGGATTTATAAAATCTTTATTCCCTAGTTTTATTTGGAATGTTGATACCCAAAAGCAGGAACTATACCTGACGTTTGATGATGGTCCAACTCCAGAAATTACACCTTGGGTTTTAGAACAACTAAAATTTTACAATGCAAAAGCTACTTTTTTTTGTATTGGTAGTAATATTAAAAAGTATCCTGAAATCTTTAAAGCAATCACAGATGAAGGTCATGCTGTAGGCAATCACACTTATAATCATCTAAAAGGCTGGAAGCATAAAACAAAAGCCTACTTGGAAGATGTTTCAAAGACAAAAACTTTAATAGACTCTAATCTTTTTCGTCCACCTTACGGTAAACTAAAAAATAAGCAAGCCAAGAGACTTCTACAACTGGGTTATAAGATTATAATGTGGGATGTGTTGTCCTTTGATTGGAAAGCTTCTATCTCTGAAGAAGAATGTTTTGAAAATATTGTCAATTCAGCTAAAAAAGGAAGTATTATTGTTATGCATGACAGTGTAAAAGCAAAACGAAATTTGAAAGCAGTTTTACCCAAGGTATTGAATTATTATAATGATAAAAGATATACCTTTAAATCAATTAACTAA
- a CDS encoding thioredoxin family protein translates to MSKFGELIDVDKPVLLDFFTELNEQSTAMHPVLRDVAAALGDKAKVIKIDVEKNQELAEALRVKGLPTLIIYKNGEMKWRHSGEQDANTLIGIIQEYV, encoded by the coding sequence ATGTCAAAATTTGGAGAGCTTATAGATGTAGACAAACCTGTGCTACTTGACTTCTTCACAGAATTGAACGAGCAATCTACAGCAATGCATCCAGTACTTAGAGATGTAGCTGCAGCGCTTGGCGATAAAGCCAAAGTCATAAAAATTGATGTAGAAAAAAACCAAGAACTTGCTGAAGCTTTAAGAGTAAAAGGCTTACCTACACTTATTATCTATAAAAACGGCGAAATGAAATGGCGCCACAGTGGCGAACAAGATGCCAATACACTTATTGGTATTATTCAGGAGTATGTTTAG
- a CDS encoding metallophosphoesterase yields the protein MIRWFIFILVVAIADYYAFQSLRTITKSNWWFALYWIFTIAVLGNFIYQFFGFSRSDGFSHTNAYAVGFLIAMVVPKLVLIAIMFGEDVFRVPQGVYSYFMQGSEGEEGVKHFPSRRKFISQIALGLAAIPFTSILYGMYKGKYNFKVLKYVLHFEDLPDAFDGYKLTQISDIHSGSFDNIEKVKYAVDLINEQQSDVILFTGDIVNNKATELEPYVPVFNKLKAKDGMYSVLGNHDYGDYVRWNSDEEKARNLEDLKSLQKDIGFDVLLNENRFIEKDGQRIAIVGVENWGKGGFKKAGDLQKAKSAVSKDDFKVLLSHDPSHWDAEVVNDDYHYHLTLSGHTHGMQFGIEIPGWFKWSPVKWRYKRWAGIYEELGQYINVNRGFGYLAFPGRVGIWPEITVIELKKGKKTQNV from the coding sequence ATGATTCGTTGGTTTATATTTATTCTTGTCGTTGCGATTGCAGATTATTATGCGTTTCAATCGTTACGTACTATAACTAAAAGTAATTGGTGGTTTGCATTGTATTGGATTTTTACAATTGCTGTATTAGGTAATTTTATTTATCAGTTTTTTGGATTTAGTAGAAGTGATGGTTTTTCTCACACTAATGCTTATGCTGTAGGATTTTTAATTGCAATGGTAGTCCCAAAATTGGTTCTTATTGCCATTATGTTTGGAGAGGATGTTTTTAGAGTACCACAAGGTGTTTACAGTTATTTTATGCAGGGTAGTGAAGGAGAAGAAGGTGTAAAACACTTTCCGTCTCGCAGAAAGTTTATTAGCCAAATTGCTCTTGGTTTAGCCGCTATTCCTTTTACATCTATTCTTTATGGCATGTATAAGGGCAAGTACAATTTTAAAGTCTTAAAATATGTTCTTCATTTTGAAGACTTACCAGATGCTTTTGATGGTTATAAGCTTACGCAGATAAGCGATATCCATTCAGGAAGTTTTGATAATATTGAAAAGGTAAAATATGCTGTAGATTTAATTAACGAACAGCAAAGTGATGTTATTTTGTTCACTGGAGATATTGTAAATAATAAAGCCACAGAATTAGAGCCATATGTGCCAGTATTTAATAAACTCAAAGCAAAAGACGGTATGTATTCTGTCCTTGGGAATCACGATTACGGTGATTACGTAAGATGGAATTCTGATGAAGAGAAAGCAAGAAATTTGGAGGATTTAAAGTCACTGCAAAAAGATATAGGTTTCGATGTATTACTAAATGAAAATCGTTTTATAGAAAAAGATGGGCAACGCATCGCCATTGTTGGTGTAGAGAATTGGGGAAAAGGAGGTTTTAAAAAGGCTGGAGATTTACAAAAAGCAAAATCGGCAGTAAGTAAGGATGATTTTAAAGTTTTACTGAGTCATGATCCAAGCCATTGGGACGCTGAGGTTGTCAATGATGATTACCATTACCATCTTACCTTAAGCGGTCACACACATGGTATGCAATTTGGTATTGAAATTCCTGGCTGGTTTAAATGGAGTCCAGTAAAATGGCGTTACAAGCGTTGGGCTGGGATTTATGAAGAATTAGGACAATATATAAATGTCAACCGTGGTTTTGGCTATTTAGCATTTCCTGGTCGTGTTGGTATCTGGCCAGAAATAACGGTTATTGAGCTCAAAAAAGGTAAGAAAACTCAAAATGTTTAG
- a CDS encoding beta-mannosidase produces MRYSYLFLILFAFSCQPKYDVPVTIELNQNWEFKKVNDTVWKSAIVPGNVFSDLLENKLIEDPFINDNEEKVQWVSQEDWEYKTTFSVKEETLEKKNLELNFEGLDAYASVYLNDSLILKTNNAFREFDLIVKPLLKPENELRIVFESTSKQEAIEKAKLPYELPEGDRIFTRKAQFQYGWDWGPKLNTSGIWRPIKLVGWNDIHLRKENTQIKLRQLTDSKADFNILLEDYPSTEYSYEVYVNDTLIQLHKKLPSDMIGVVSFQIKNPKLWWPHNLGEPYLYDIKVVVKDGKKILDSVSTKYGIRDIELVTEKDSIGESFYFKVNGKPVYAKGANYIPQNSFQDKVTNTHYEKLLDDVVDANMNMLRVWGGGIYENDMFYDLCDEKGILVWQDFMFACAMYPGDDDFLENLKQEAEDNVKRLRNHASIALWCGNNENSEGWHRWGWQANRSEEEKEEIWNNYLKVFDSILPNTVSKLPDTDYWESSPKYGRGNPKYKIEGDAHDWWIWHDSYPFEHLEENVPRFMSEFGFQSFPSYEAIRYINQSDSIDISSEGFKNHQKHIRGFELIDDYMKRDFPVPTNAEDYVYMSQLLQAYGITKGIEAQRRAKPYNMGTLYWQLNDCWPAVSWSSIDFMGNWKALHYKAKQSFEDVLISNTIKGDIIETFLINDSFQIEEGYLKVEIRTFNNDSIWSIGKNIKVSPFSKDKKYRINFDGLEFNKDEVYLATKFNGKIAIDFFVKPKDLKLYQAEIHQRIIKSDDGFTIELQSETFQKDVFLYSKTKGHFSDNFFDMLPNKTYAIHFKTDAKSLDDLELKTFNTFVR; encoded by the coding sequence ATGAGATATAGCTATCTGTTTTTAATTTTATTTGCTTTCAGTTGCCAACCAAAATACGATGTTCCGGTTACTATTGAATTAAACCAAAACTGGGAATTCAAAAAAGTAAATGATACCGTTTGGAAGTCGGCAATCGTTCCTGGAAATGTGTTTTCAGACTTATTAGAAAACAAACTTATTGAAGACCCATTTATTAACGATAACGAAGAAAAAGTACAGTGGGTATCACAAGAAGATTGGGAATACAAGACTACATTTTCAGTCAAAGAAGAAACATTAGAGAAGAAGAATTTAGAACTCAATTTTGAAGGCTTAGATGCTTATGCTTCAGTGTATTTGAATGATAGTCTAATTTTAAAAACCAACAACGCATTTCGAGAATTTGATTTAATTGTAAAACCACTTTTAAAACCTGAGAATGAGTTACGAATAGTTTTCGAATCGACATCAAAACAAGAAGCTATTGAGAAAGCAAAACTGCCTTATGAGTTACCAGAAGGTGACCGTATTTTTACCCGAAAAGCACAATTTCAATACGGTTGGGATTGGGGACCAAAACTAAATACAAGTGGTATTTGGCGACCGATTAAGCTGGTTGGTTGGAATGATATTCATCTTAGAAAAGAAAACACTCAAATAAAGCTCCGACAACTAACCGATTCTAAAGCCGATTTCAATATTTTACTTGAAGACTATCCTTCAACTGAATATTCTTACGAAGTTTATGTAAATGATACACTTATTCAATTACATAAGAAATTGCCTTCCGACATGATAGGTGTTGTCTCGTTTCAAATCAAAAACCCAAAACTCTGGTGGCCACATAACCTAGGCGAACCTTATTTATATGACATTAAAGTGGTCGTTAAAGATGGTAAAAAAATACTAGATAGCGTTTCAACTAAATACGGCATCCGAGATATTGAATTGGTTACCGAAAAAGATAGTATTGGTGAAAGCTTTTATTTTAAGGTTAATGGTAAACCAGTTTATGCAAAAGGCGCAAATTATATTCCTCAAAATAGCTTTCAAGATAAAGTGACGAACACGCATTATGAGAAACTATTAGATGACGTGGTTGATGCAAACATGAACATGCTCAGAGTTTGGGGTGGCGGTATTTATGAGAATGATATGTTTTATGATTTATGTGATGAAAAAGGCATCTTAGTTTGGCAAGATTTTATGTTTGCTTGTGCCATGTATCCTGGCGATGATGACTTTTTAGAAAATCTAAAACAAGAAGCTGAAGATAATGTAAAGCGACTACGAAATCACGCTTCAATTGCACTTTGGTGTGGAAATAATGAAAATTCTGAAGGTTGGCATCGTTGGGGTTGGCAGGCGAATAGAAGTGAAGAAGAAAAAGAAGAGATTTGGAATAATTACCTAAAGGTTTTTGATTCTATTTTGCCAAATACAGTTTCAAAATTACCAGATACTGACTATTGGGAAAGTTCACCAAAATATGGACGTGGAAATCCTAAATATAAAATCGAAGGCGATGCTCACGATTGGTGGATTTGGCATGACTCTTATCCGTTTGAGCATCTCGAAGAAAATGTACCACGTTTTATGAGTGAGTTTGGCTTTCAGTCGTTTCCGAGTTATGAAGCTATTAGATATATCAATCAAAGTGATAGTATAGATATTTCTTCTGAAGGGTTTAAAAATCATCAAAAACATATTAGAGGATTTGAGTTGATAGATGACTACATGAAACGCGATTTTCCTGTGCCAACTAATGCTGAAGATTATGTTTATATGAGTCAGCTTTTGCAAGCTTACGGCATAACAAAAGGCATTGAAGCGCAGCGTCGCGCTAAACCTTATAATATGGGAACTTTGTATTGGCAACTCAACGACTGTTGGCCAGCTGTTTCATGGAGTAGTATTGACTTTATGGGTAACTGGAAGGCGTTACACTACAAGGCAAAGCAAAGTTTTGAGGATGTTTTGATTTCAAATACTATCAAAGGAGATATCATTGAAACTTTCCTCATAAATGACAGTTTTCAAATAGAAGAGGGTTATTTGAAAGTAGAAATAAGAACCTTTAATAACGACTCTATTTGGAGTATTGGTAAAAATATTAAAGTTAGTCCGTTTTCAAAAGACAAAAAATATCGAATAAATTTCGATGGTTTAGAGTTCAATAAAGACGAAGTCTATTTAGCTACTAAATTCAATGGTAAAATAGCGATTGATTTTTTTGTAAAACCAAAAGATTTAAAATTATATCAAGCAGAAATACATCAACGAATTATAAAATCTGATGATGGATTTACTATTGAATTGCAAAGCGAAACCTTTCAGAAAGATGTATTTCTCTATTCGAAAACGAAAGGACATTTCTCAGATAACTTTTTTGACATGCTTCCAAATAAGACGTATGCCATTCATTTTAAAACAGATGCTAAATCACTTGATGACTTGGAGCTTAAAACCTTTAACACTTTTGTAAGATAA